One genomic segment of Thermodesulfobacterium sp. TA1 includes these proteins:
- the tsaE gene encoding tRNA (adenosine(37)-N6)-threonylcarbamoyltransferase complex ATPase subunit type 1 TsaE — MEISFITENEEETIELARRLSKVLKPGDLILLYGDLGCGKTTFVKGITEGLLVDPDIYVTSPTFSLINVYEGKYTIYHVDLYRLDHIELEELGLHEFLNEGIVIIEWADRLTEPLKEDFLEVYFEYLDLSKRKLTFIGYGEWQDLLIELDKDGLST; from the coding sequence ATGGAAATTAGCTTTATTACCGAAAACGAAGAAGAGACTATAGAATTAGCCCGAAGGCTATCTAAGGTCTTAAAGCCTGGGGACTTAATCCTTCTTTATGGAGACCTTGGGTGCGGGAAAACTACCTTCGTAAAAGGTATTACAGAAGGTTTATTGGTAGACCCAGACATTTACGTAACCAGTCCAACCTTTTCTTTGATTAATGTATACGAAGGAAAATATACCATTTATCATGTAGACCTTTATCGTTTAGACCACATAGAATTAGAAGAGTTAGGCCTACATGAATTTTTAAACGAAGGTATAGTAATCATAGAATGGGCTGACCGTCTCACCGAACCTTTAAAAGAAGATTTTTTAGAGGTGTATTTTGAATATTTGGACCTTTCTAAAAGAAAGCTCACTTTTATCGGTTATGGAGAATGGCAAGACCTCCTAATAGAACTGGATAAGGATGGGTTATCAACTTAA
- a CDS encoding pitrilysin family protein, which translates to MEATAKNSDYIVNKVVEKKLKNGLTVLFYPYDREDVVTVKLCVKVGSAYENEKQAGLTHLIEHMIFKGTETKKPEDIVGTIEALGGYMNAFTSFDYTCYYATGPAKILENSLDILSDVVFHPFFDPKELEREKEVVIEEMKMRLDNPHVVLWEEVMKASYQKYPYRRPIIGYEETVRSFKREDLLSFVNQFYTPENMVLSVIGKVNQDRLFALVDKYFTNLPKRTLKKVKFPKEPFTEKPRLVWVERPVKEGYFALTFPGASFKDEDAPILELLAEVLGGGESSRLYVRLKRDLNLVKTISMSAFTPAGPGLIEIFGTADPEKFKEVLSQLITELEEIKDFGVTEEELKKAKVKLLSDFVFDAETSEGLSSTLSAFQLNRGTYKDILWYKKKIDEATVEDLKEAAKKYFDFNKMVGGFLSEKRLFTEEYLKNLISVKKEKTIKSFSLENGLKVFIYPRKDLPTIGITLAFPGGLRFETPQTNGLFQALTLIWTRGTQKYSAEEINFKLESLGASIKGFSGRNTFGIKALSLSSNLEETLELFKEILLYPTFKPEECEKARPELISMLLMQEDSPISLAVTQFLKILFSDHPYGLNIAGDQRFYQSFNSEDLKQAYQRFVNPNKGVLTIVGDVDPFILKQKLETILKDWKPFSAPFSEEEEPKLPSQRFQKIKKETFQNQILLGFQTPGLTSKEKLVLEVLSSALSGQDGRLFRILRDERALAYSVTSFTVFYPKKSAFVLYIGCSPEKEEAAIAGFWEILEEISQNGLTQEEIERAKNRLLGKLKLGLQSNLSKAEDMAVNEVLNLGWDYSQKYETMLKSLKQEDIKNFIKTYLQKDKAVLFILGK; encoded by the coding sequence ATGGAGGCTACAGCTAAGAACTCTGATTACATAGTAAATAAAGTGGTAGAAAAAAAATTAAAAAACGGGCTTACTGTTCTTTTTTATCCTTATGACCGGGAAGACGTGGTTACGGTTAAGCTTTGTGTTAAGGTGGGAAGTGCTTACGAAAACGAAAAACAAGCAGGGCTTACCCATCTGATAGAACATATGATTTTCAAAGGCACTGAGACCAAAAAACCTGAAGATATCGTGGGAACGATAGAGGCTCTTGGTGGTTACATGAATGCCTTTACCTCTTTTGATTATACTTGTTATTATGCTACCGGTCCAGCCAAGATTTTAGAAAATTCCTTAGACATCCTTTCTGATGTGGTTTTTCATCCCTTTTTTGACCCCAAAGAGTTAGAAAGGGAAAAAGAAGTAGTGATTGAAGAAATGAAGATGAGGCTTGATAACCCTCATGTGGTGTTGTGGGAAGAGGTGATGAAGGCCTCTTATCAGAAATATCCTTATAGGAGGCCTATCATTGGTTATGAGGAAACGGTAAGGTCCTTTAAAAGAGAAGACCTTTTGTCCTTTGTTAACCAGTTTTATACTCCCGAAAACATGGTTCTTTCAGTTATAGGAAAGGTGAACCAAGACCGTTTATTTGCCTTAGTAGACAAATATTTTACCAACCTTCCTAAAAGGACGCTTAAAAAGGTTAAGTTTCCTAAGGAACCTTTTACAGAAAAACCAAGGCTTGTATGGGTAGAAAGACCGGTAAAAGAGGGTTATTTTGCTTTAACCTTTCCTGGGGCTTCGTTTAAGGATGAAGACGCACCTATTTTAGAACTTTTGGCAGAAGTTTTAGGAGGAGGAGAGTCTTCCAGGCTTTATGTGAGGTTAAAAAGAGACCTAAACTTAGTAAAAACTATTTCTATGTCTGCCTTTACCCCTGCTGGACCAGGGTTGATAGAAATCTTTGGAACGGCAGACCCAGAAAAGTTTAAAGAGGTTCTTTCTCAATTAATAACAGAACTGGAAGAAATCAAAGATTTTGGAGTTACTGAAGAGGAATTAAAAAAGGCCAAGGTAAAACTCCTTTCTGACTTTGTGTTTGACGCAGAAACTTCTGAGGGCCTTTCAAGCACCCTTTCTGCTTTTCAATTAAACAGAGGAACCTATAAGGATATCCTGTGGTATAAAAAGAAAATAGACGAGGCAACCGTTGAAGACCTAAAAGAAGCAGCTAAAAAATATTTTGACTTTAACAAAATGGTAGGTGGTTTCCTTTCTGAAAAAAGGCTTTTTACTGAAGAATACCTTAAAAACCTTATCTCCGTAAAAAAAGAAAAAACCATAAAGAGTTTTAGTTTAGAAAATGGGCTTAAGGTGTTTATCTATCCAAGAAAAGACCTACCTACTATAGGTATAACCTTAGCCTTTCCAGGAGGTTTAAGGTTTGAAACCCCTCAAACCAACGGACTTTTTCAGGCCTTAACCCTTATTTGGACAAGAGGCACCCAAAAATATAGTGCAGAAGAAATAAACTTTAAGCTTGAATCCTTAGGTGCCAGTATAAAAGGGTTTTCTGGTAGAAACACCTTTGGAATAAAAGCCCTTTCTCTTTCTTCTAACCTTGAGGAAACCTTAGAGCTTTTTAAAGAAATTTTACTTTATCCTACTTTTAAACCAGAGGAATGTGAAAAAGCCAGACCTGAACTTATTTCTATGCTTCTTATGCAAGAAGACAGTCCTATTAGCTTGGCAGTAACTCAATTTTTAAAAATCCTTTTTTCTGACCATCCTTATGGTTTAAATATAGCTGGAGACCAAAGGTTTTATCAATCTTTTAACTCAGAAGACCTAAAACAGGCTTATCAAAGGTTTGTCAATCCAAATAAAGGGGTATTAACCATAGTAGGGGACGTAGACCCCTTTATCTTAAAGCAAAAACTTGAGACTATTTTAAAGGATTGGAAACCCTTTTCTGCTCCTTTTTCCGAAGAAGAAGAACCTAAACTACCTTCTCAAAGGTTTCAAAAAATTAAAAAAGAGACCTTCCAAAACCAAATTTTACTTGGTTTTCAAACCCCTGGACTGACCTCTAAAGAAAAGCTGGTTTTAGAGGTTTTAAGCAGTGCCCTTTCAGGGCAAGACGGAAGGCTTTTTAGAATTTTAAGAGATGAACGCGCTCTTGCCTACAGCGTAACCTCTTTTACGGTTTTTTATCCTAAAAAATCTGCCTTTGTGCTTTATATAGGTTGCTCTCCTGAAAAAGAAGAAGCAGCCATAGCAGGATTTTGGGAAATATTAGAAGAAATTTCTCAAAATGGTCTAACCCAAGAAGAAATAGAAAGAGCCAAAAACAGGCTCTTAGGTAAACTCAAACTTGGATTACAAAGCAACCTTTCTAAGGCTGAGGATATGGCAGTAAACGAGGTTTTAAACCTTGGGTGGGACTATAGCCAAAAATACGAAACCATGTTAAAATCTCTTAAACAAGAGGATATAAAGAATTTTATAAAAACTTATTTGCAAAAGGATAAAGCTGTGCTTTTTATTTTAGGAAAATAA
- a CDS encoding OmpH family outer membrane protein — protein MERRVFWIFFVVFLFFGFFKEVKAETSLKIGVIDIKKVVNKSKYGEEVIQKLQKKYEELSLKVQAKAKEIDAMKEELEKKGSLLSQEAREKKQAEYQKLLRELKSLQEDAQYEMQEYEKQLLDPVFKELEKVLKEFVQKEGIDLVLEKNQPGIYYISPKVDYTEKLIEKFNVYYENLKKTQK, from the coding sequence ATGGAAAGAAGGGTGTTTTGGATTTTTTTTGTTGTTTTTTTGTTTTTTGGATTTTTTAAAGAGGTAAAGGCTGAAACATCTTTAAAGATAGGGGTTATAGATATTAAAAAGGTAGTTAATAAATCTAAATATGGAGAAGAAGTCATTCAAAAACTTCAGAAAAAATATGAGGAGCTATCTTTAAAAGTTCAAGCCAAGGCTAAAGAAATAGATGCCATGAAAGAAGAGCTTGAAAAGAAGGGCTCTCTTCTTTCGCAAGAGGCCAGAGAAAAAAAACAGGCTGAATATCAAAAGTTGCTAAGAGAACTCAAAAGTCTTCAGGAAGACGCCCAGTATGAGATGCAAGAATATGAAAAACAACTTCTTGATCCAGTCTTTAAAGAGTTAGAAAAGGTGCTTAAAGAGTTTGTTCAAAAAGAAGGGATAGACCTGGTTTTAGAAAAAAATCAACCTGGGATATACTATATTTCACCTAAGGTTGATTATACAGAGAAGCTGATAGAAAAGTTTAACGTTTACTACGAAAACCTAAAGAAAACTCAAAAATAG
- the folD gene encoding bifunctional methylenetetrahydrofolate dehydrogenase/methenyltetrahydrofolate cyclohydrolase FolD, with product MEAKILKGTEVAKKIREQIKKEVEELKEKHKITPGLVTILVGDNPASVSYVTAKQRLAKELSFYSVQETLPRDISEKELLALIERYNQDPNIHGILVQLPLPKHIDEKKVICTINPEKDVDGFHPFNLGRLVMGSPTFIPCTPYGILLLLKEAGVEVEGKEVVIIGRSNIVGKPLAILLMQKLKPVGNATVTVCHTATKDLVFHTRRADILIVAAGRPRFITADMVKEGVVVIDVGVNRIGTSPEGKPILCGDVDFETVKQKASLITPVPGGVGPMTITMLMKNTLEAAKAIKGLPSEVQF from the coding sequence ATGGAGGCTAAAATTTTAAAAGGGACAGAAGTAGCAAAAAAAATAAGAGAACAAATTAAAAAAGAGGTAGAAGAGTTAAAAGAAAAACATAAAATAACTCCAGGTTTGGTTACTATTTTGGTAGGAGACAATCCAGCTTCAGTTTCTTATGTTACCGCTAAACAAAGATTAGCTAAAGAATTAAGTTTTTATTCAGTGCAAGAAACCCTTCCAAGAGACATTTCAGAAAAAGAACTATTAGCCCTTATAGAGCGCTATAACCAAGACCCAAACATCCATGGTATTTTGGTTCAGCTTCCCCTCCCTAAGCATATAGACGAAAAAAAGGTAATTTGCACCATAAACCCTGAGAAAGACGTAGACGGTTTTCATCCTTTTAACTTAGGAAGGTTGGTTATGGGTAGTCCTACGTTTATTCCTTGCACACCTTACGGTATTTTGCTTCTTTTAAAAGAAGCTGGAGTAGAGGTAGAGGGTAAAGAGGTGGTTATCATCGGAAGAAGTAACATCGTAGGTAAACCTTTAGCCATACTTCTTATGCAAAAGCTTAAACCTGTAGGTAATGCAACGGTTACGGTTTGTCATACCGCTACTAAAGACCTTGTTTTTCATACCAGAAGAGCAGACATCCTGATAGTAGCAGCCGGTAGACCAAGGTTTATTACAGCAGACATGGTAAAAGAAGGGGTGGTGGTGATAGATGTAGGGGTTAATAGGATCGGAACTTCTCCTGAAGGCAAACCTATCCTTTGCGGAGATGTAGACTTTGAAACGGTTAAACAAAAAGCCTCTTTGATTACCCCGGTTCCTGGAGGAGTTGGTCCGATGACGATTACCATGCTGATGAAAAATACCTTAGAGGCGGCTAAAGCCATAAAAGGACTTCCATCAGAAGTTCAGTTTTAG
- the pal gene encoding peptidoglycan-associated lipoprotein Pal — MKLWGFLILTLFLLVSCAKKEVPPIVGGTEIPVVQPSPTSQPQNQVEIDKKKVSSEEEQPFSSEEEKGCEKEDWERWMLYGRSTLPLKAIFFDYDDYSIKEDMWDPIKHNVKYLLQHKNLKVELQGNCDERGTNEYNMALGAKRAQEVKKVLIKLGIDEERISTISFGEERPLAKCSNETCWSINRRVDFVIIE, encoded by the coding sequence GTGAAATTATGGGGATTTTTAATATTGACTCTTTTTTTATTGGTTAGTTGTGCTAAAAAAGAGGTTCCTCCTATAGTTGGAGGTACGGAAATTCCTGTCGTTCAACCTTCTCCAACTTCTCAACCTCAAAATCAGGTAGAGATTGATAAAAAAAAAGTTTCTTCTGAAGAAGAACAACCTTTTTCTTCTGAAGAAGAAAAAGGTTGTGAAAAAGAGGATTGGGAAAGGTGGATGTTGTATGGAAGAAGCACTCTACCTCTTAAAGCGATTTTTTTTGATTATGATGACTACTCTATAAAAGAAGACATGTGGGACCCTATAAAGCATAACGTTAAATATCTTCTTCAGCATAAAAACCTAAAGGTTGAACTACAAGGAAATTGTGATGAAAGAGGTACTAACGAATATAATATGGCACTTGGGGCTAAAAGAGCTCAAGAGGTAAAAAAGGTTTTGATTAAATTAGGGATAGACGAAGAAAGAATTAGTACCATAAGTTTTGGAGAGGAAAGGCCTTTAGCTAAATGTTCTAATGAGACCTGTTGGTCTATAAACAGAAGAGTTGATTTTGTTATCATCGAATAA
- a CDS encoding formate--tetrahydrofolate ligase produces the protein MKRKTDPTKMSTWEIAYQAEKQMKKVFELAEEAGILPEELIPYGYYLAKVDYAKVMKRLKNKPNGKYINVTAIVPTPFGEGKTTTTIGLIQGLAKKGKKVSGAIRQPSSGPTFNLKGGGTGGGLSQVIPLEKISFGLTGDINAVMNAHNLGMVALTSRLHYEEMYSDEEFAKIGLKRLNIDPKRVEFPWIIDFCAQALRKVLIGLGEKKDGVLMESKFWIAPASELMAILSIVKDLKDLRQRVGNIVLAYDKKGKPITAEDLEVAGAMTAWLVEAINPTLAQTMEGQPVFIHTGPFANIALGQSSIIADYLGLKLSDYHITESGFGAEIGYEKFWNIKCRLSGLSPQAVVLVVTLRALKYHGGAPIPQKNKPLPQEYQSLRPDLVEKGCELLSHCINIIQKSGIKPVVCINRFTYDFKEEIEVVKRFCQEMGVVAVCSDHWLKGGEGALELAEAVIEACETPNNFSFLYESKETLQAKIEKIAKEIYGAKEVCFSPLAEQKLNQLKNEDLSELFVCMAKTSLSLSDNPKLRGVPKDWVFNVRDIMVFRGARLIVPISGEINLMPGTVSNPRFRKIEVDLKTGKIIGIE, from the coding sequence ATGAAAAGAAAAACAGACCCAACGAAGATGTCTACCTGGGAGATAGCCTATCAAGCTGAGAAACAAATGAAAAAAGTTTTTGAACTTGCAGAAGAGGCTGGGATCTTACCAGAAGAGCTTATCCCTTATGGCTACTATCTGGCTAAGGTTGATTATGCTAAAGTAATGAAAAGGTTAAAAAACAAGCCTAATGGTAAGTATATAAACGTTACGGCTATAGTTCCCACTCCTTTTGGAGAAGGTAAAACTACTACCACCATAGGTCTTATCCAGGGTTTGGCTAAAAAAGGAAAAAAAGTAAGTGGTGCTATTAGACAGCCTTCTTCAGGTCCTACGTTTAACCTTAAAGGAGGAGGGACTGGAGGTGGTTTATCTCAAGTAATACCTTTAGAAAAAATTTCTTTTGGGCTCACCGGAGATATAAACGCCGTGATGAACGCCCATAACCTTGGCATGGTAGCCCTTACCTCAAGGCTCCACTACGAAGAGATGTATTCAGATGAAGAGTTTGCAAAAATAGGGCTCAAAAGACTTAACATAGACCCAAAAAGAGTAGAGTTTCCCTGGATAATAGACTTTTGTGCCCAGGCTTTAAGAAAGGTGCTGATAGGTCTTGGTGAAAAAAAAGATGGCGTTTTGATGGAAAGTAAGTTTTGGATAGCACCTGCTTCAGAACTGATGGCCATTCTTTCTATTGTTAAAGATTTAAAAGATTTAAGACAAAGGGTAGGCAATATAGTGTTAGCTTATGATAAAAAGGGAAAACCTATCACCGCTGAAGACTTGGAAGTAGCAGGAGCGATGACAGCTTGGTTGGTAGAGGCTATAAATCCCACCCTTGCTCAAACGATGGAAGGTCAACCTGTTTTTATCCACACCGGGCCTTTTGCCAACATAGCTTTAGGACAATCTTCTATCATCGCAGACTATTTAGGATTAAAACTCTCAGACTATCATATAACTGAATCGGGTTTTGGGGCAGAAATAGGGTATGAAAAGTTTTGGAATATTAAATGTAGGTTATCTGGTCTTTCTCCTCAGGCTGTGGTATTGGTAGTTACTTTAAGGGCTTTAAAATACCACGGAGGAGCACCTATACCTCAAAAAAATAAACCTCTTCCCCAAGAGTATCAATCTTTAAGACCAGACTTAGTAGAAAAAGGATGTGAGCTTTTATCCCACTGTATAAACATCATCCAAAAAAGCGGTATAAAACCTGTAGTTTGTATCAATCGGTTTACCTATGATTTTAAAGAAGAAATAGAGGTGGTTAAAAGATTTTGCCAAGAAATGGGAGTGGTTGCGGTTTGTTCAGACCACTGGTTAAAAGGAGGAGAAGGAGCCCTTGAACTGGCTGAGGCAGTGATAGAGGCCTGCGAAACCCCAAACAATTTTTCTTTTCTTTATGAAAGCAAAGAAACTTTGCAGGCTAAAATAGAGAAAATCGCGAAAGAAATATATGGAGCAAAAGAGGTATGCTTTTCTCCCTTAGCCGAACAAAAACTAAACCAACTTAAAAACGAAGACCTTTCAGAGCTTTTTGTTTGTATGGCTAAAACCAGTCTTTCACTTTCAGACAATCCTAAATTAAGAGGGGTTCCTAAAGATTGGGTTTTTAACGTGAGAGATATCATGGTTTTTAGAGGGGCAAGGTTAATAGTTCCTATTTCTGGTGAGATAAACCTTATGCCTGGAACGGTTTCCAATCCAAGGTTTCGTAAGATAGAGGTTGATTTAAAAACAGGAAAAATTATAGGAATTGAATAA
- a CDS encoding ROK family protein — MLLADIGGTNSRLAVLKGKRFYQLKIYRTKGYKNLSSLIKEYLTEIRVDFPIEKAYLAVAGPVVEGKAKLTNLGWQVSSEELKKKFDFKEIFLVNDLHGLALGSSFLSPKDFKTLKKGKTKKRFPKVFLAPGTGLGVSVLIEKDKVLPSENGHIPFCALKKEEFLFLSYLEQQQEEVCWEKALSGKGVSLWYDFYFKQRLSPEEIFTLAKKGDQKGIKIVEIMLELLGRKTSELALTFLPEGGIYLSGGLVLGLKDFFNQKNFLDKFLTGYFKNLKMEFLLKRFAVKLITHPYPVLLGGLAILHNR, encoded by the coding sequence ATGTTATTAGCTGACATAGGGGGCACAAACTCAAGACTTGCCGTTTTAAAAGGTAAAAGATTTTATCAACTAAAGATTTATCGAACTAAAGGATACAAAAACCTTTCCAGCCTGATTAAAGAATATTTAACAGAGATTAGGGTTGATTTTCCTATTGAAAAGGCATATTTAGCGGTTGCCGGACCGGTTGTTGAAGGTAAAGCCAAGCTTACCAACTTAGGCTGGCAGGTATCCTCAGAAGAACTCAAGAAAAAGTTTGATTTTAAGGAAATTTTTTTAGTAAACGACCTTCATGGTTTGGCGCTTGGGTCTTCTTTTTTATCCCCCAAAGATTTTAAAACCTTAAAAAAAGGAAAAACCAAAAAAAGGTTTCCTAAGGTTTTTTTAGCCCCTGGGACAGGTCTTGGGGTTTCGGTGTTGATAGAAAAAGATAAGGTTTTACCTTCAGAAAACGGGCACATACCTTTTTGTGCTTTAAAAAAAGAGGAGTTTCTTTTTCTAAGCTACTTAGAACAGCAGCAAGAGGAGGTTTGTTGGGAAAAAGCCCTTTCAGGGAAAGGGGTTTCTCTTTGGTATGATTTTTATTTTAAGCAAAGGTTATCTCCTGAAGAAATTTTTACGCTTGCTAAAAAAGGAGACCAAAAAGGAATTAAAATCGTAGAAATCATGTTAGAGCTTTTAGGAAGAAAAACTTCGGAGTTAGCCCTGACTTTTTTGCCAGAAGGAGGTATTTATCTTTCAGGTGGTTTGGTTTTAGGACTAAAGGATTTTTTTAACCAAAAAAACTTTTTAGATAAGTTTTTAACAGGTTATTTTAAAAACCTTAAAATGGAGTTCTTGTTAAAACGTTTTGCGGTTAAGTTGATAACCCATCCTTATCCAGTTCTATTAGGAGGTCTTGCCATTCTCCATAACCGATAA